From a single Candidatus Schekmanbacteria bacterium genomic region:
- a CDS encoding PAS domain S-box protein, whose amino-acid sequence MTAKQDSFVMEIDSSGKVTDWSDLACQLFGYDKSDVLNSYLPLIPERIFHEFLDAKNKVLKGEQHALISTKRMLEDGAMVELNFLCNLLSLNHDRKNSIRFNLHSIKKLKSISADTQRQNESIVEQETNEPLNNGFKNLLHNQENDILINLPEAVVIIDTSGVIKFVNKCAESFTGYKHDELSGKNITFITEHTGFGGNGSFSFITKKTCPQSFRATILTRNGDSEVPVEILPVMNHSSSGAIEGYTLILKDISELLSKDELISYLRDYTDYTIESLDDALITSREDNTIMYWNRGAEEMFGYSSAEATGKNILTILLGNKYKDAESPSEKEGSKNPLIAYLANSSNETAKLSFEKKLVRRNGELFPALLSVSVPRNNKGESVVGNVILIKDITERKKLEQQLLHSEKLASLGSMISGITHELNNKLAPILGYAQLIKLMDIDGELSDMISKIEISAKSAKNIIHSLLGFARHNKPDFKPVDLNEILIRVVNLFKYKLDASNIILKTDLGKNIPKTMADENQIEQVFVNIINNSLQALETTDGVVDVTSRYINNSIFINISDTGPGIHEENLKRIFDPFFTTKEPSIGTGLGLSVCYGIINNHNGRITVESEPLKKTIFVIELPVKEIIQKNDDFSIELAKDKFKGSKKNILVIDDDPMIRDLMESVLKRNHHVDLANAGGEAMEMLEHKKYDLIISDLRMPGIDGFKLFQLLKDKSTGMEKKIIFTTGDTYDHKTKQFIEKTGSKCLAKPFNVEDLMEYINSFFSSNLSV is encoded by the coding sequence ATGACAGCTAAACAAGACAGCTTTGTCATGGAAATTGATTCATCTGGAAAGGTAACTGATTGGTCCGACCTTGCCTGTCAACTATTTGGATATGATAAATCTGATGTCTTAAATTCATACCTTCCTCTCATCCCTGAAAGGATTTTTCATGAATTTCTTGATGCCAAGAACAAAGTATTGAAGGGTGAACAACATGCTTTAATTTCCACAAAAAGGATGCTTGAAGACGGAGCAATGGTAGAACTTAATTTCCTATGTAATCTTCTATCCTTAAACCATGACAGAAAAAATTCAATCAGGTTTAATCTGCATAGTATTAAAAAACTCAAATCCATCTCCGCTGACACCCAGCGGCAAAATGAAAGTATTGTTGAACAGGAAACTAATGAGCCGTTAAATAATGGATTTAAGAACTTATTACATAATCAAGAAAACGATATTCTTATAAACCTTCCAGAAGCAGTTGTTATAATTGACACCTCAGGAGTAATTAAGTTCGTAAACAAGTGTGCTGAATCGTTTACTGGCTACAAGCATGATGAGCTGTCGGGAAAGAATATAACATTTATTACTGAGCATACCGGATTCGGAGGTAACGGCTCATTTAGCTTTATAACAAAGAAAACCTGCCCACAGTCTTTCCGGGCAACGATTCTCACGAGGAATGGCGATTCAGAAGTTCCGGTAGAAATTCTCCCAGTTATGAATCATTCTTCATCAGGGGCAATAGAAGGCTATACGCTTATTTTAAAAGATATTAGTGAGCTGCTTAGCAAAGATGAACTAATAAGTTATCTTCGTGATTACACAGATTATACTATCGAGAGCCTTGATGATGCATTAATAACATCAAGGGAGGATAACACAATAATGTATTGGAACCGGGGAGCGGAGGAGATGTTCGGTTATTCATCTGCCGAAGCAACAGGAAAGAATATCCTGACGATTCTTTTAGGAAATAAATACAAAGATGCTGAAAGTCCTTCCGAAAAAGAGGGGTCTAAAAATCCCCTGATTGCCTATCTGGCAAACAGCAGCAATGAAACAGCAAAACTTAGTTTTGAAAAGAAGCTGGTAAGGAGAAATGGTGAATTGTTCCCTGCCCTGCTATCGGTTTCGGTCCCCAGAAATAACAAAGGAGAGTCTGTAGTAGGCAATGTAATTCTTATTAAAGATATAACGGAACGGAAAAAGCTTGAGCAGCAGTTATTGCATTCTGAGAAGCTAGCCTCTTTAGGTTCTATGATATCAGGTATTACCCATGAGCTTAACAATAAACTTGCACCAATACTCGGCTATGCCCAACTAATTAAATTAATGGATATAGACGGTGAACTCAGCGATATGATTTCTAAAATTGAAATAAGTGCAAAGAGTGCAAAGAATATAATCCATTCACTTCTTGGATTTGCCCGTCATAATAAACCGGATTTCAAACCAGTAGATTTGAATGAAATACTCATCAGGGTAGTTAATCTATTTAAATATAAACTTGATGCAAGCAATATAATTTTGAAAACAGATTTGGGCAAAAATATTCCAAAGACTATGGCAGACGAGAATCAGATTGAACAGGTTTTTGTAAATATCATAAATAATTCTCTTCAGGCTCTTGAAACTACGGATGGGGTAGTAGATGTAACATCGAGGTATATAAACAACTCAATTTTCATCAACATATCTGACACCGGACCGGGCATTCATGAAGAAAATCTCAAAAGAATATTTGATCCTTTCTTCACTACAAAGGAACCGTCAATAGGGACAGGTTTGGGACTGAGTGTTTGCTATGGTATTATAAATAATCATAATGGCCGTATTACAGTTGAAAGCGAACCTTTAAAGAAAACAATTTTTGTTATTGAACTTCCTGTAAAAGAAATCATACAAAAAAATGATGATTTTTCCATCGAGCTAGCTAAAGACAAATTCAAAGGCAGTAAAAAAAATATACTGGTGATTGATGACGATCCAATGATAAGGGACCTGATGGAATCTGTTCTTAAAAGAAACCACCATGTTGATTTAGCCAATGCTGGAGGCGAAGCAATGGAAATGCTCGAGCATAAGAAATATGATCTCATAATTTCTGATCTACGGATGCCCGGCATTGATGGTTTTAAACTTTTTCAGCTTCTAAAAGATAAATCTACAGGAATGGAGAAAAAAATTATATTTACTACCGGAGATACTTACGATCACAAAACCAAACAGTTCATAGAAAAAACCGGGTCTAAATGCCTTGCAAAGCCTTTCAATGTTGAAGATCTTATGGAATACATCAATAGTTTCTTTTCTTCCAACCTATCTGTCTAA
- a CDS encoding sigma-54-dependent Fis family transcriptional regulator — MTEKKILLVDDEADIRSMLARFLNDKHFSVVEASTCSEALEAVQKNLISLAIIDLIMPDTNGIDILKKIHKINSNIIGIIVTGFATINSAVEAMKAGAFDYLPKPFNLEEMLITINKALEYQDLKGENVYLKEQLRTKYKFENFIGSSDLMLKVFKTIETIANTSSTVLIFGDSGTGKELVAKAIHYNSNRKDKYLVPVNCGAIPEDLLESELFGHIKGSFTGAINTRIGRFEYAHGGTIFLDEIGDMSLNLQVKLLRVLQEKEITPVGGTNPIKIDVRVIAATNQDLEKAVAEKKFREDLYYRLNVIPIHLPTLRERKSDIPLLVNHFLEKMKKEKGTVAQSVSDEVMSTFLEYEWPGNVRELENLMERMVIFSGKKERLSSEDLPEKFRKSNVSTSAHKVALPSEGLDLNHLLDDIENDLIRQALDKTHGIKEKAAKLLGLNRTTLVQKIKKKSAMGKLL, encoded by the coding sequence ATGACAGAAAAAAAGATTTTATTAGTTGATGATGAAGCTGACATTAGGTCAATGCTTGCGCGATTTTTGAATGATAAACATTTCTCAGTAGTTGAAGCCAGCACTTGCAGCGAAGCTTTAGAAGCTGTTCAAAAAAATCTTATAAGCCTTGCCATTATAGATTTGATCATGCCTGATACCAACGGAATAGATATATTGAAAAAAATACATAAGATAAACAGCAACATAATTGGAATAATTGTGACCGGGTTTGCAACTATAAATTCAGCTGTTGAAGCAATGAAGGCGGGTGCTTTTGATTACCTTCCAAAGCCATTCAATCTTGAGGAAATGCTTATAACAATTAATAAGGCATTAGAATATCAGGATCTAAAGGGAGAAAATGTTTACCTGAAGGAGCAACTCAGAACAAAGTATAAATTTGAGAATTTTATTGGTTCAAGCGACTTGATGCTGAAGGTTTTTAAAACTATTGAAACAATAGCAAACACTAGCAGTACAGTTCTTATTTTTGGTGACAGTGGCACAGGAAAAGAACTTGTTGCCAAAGCCATTCATTACAATTCAAACAGAAAAGACAAATATCTGGTTCCGGTTAATTGCGGGGCAATACCAGAAGACTTACTTGAAAGTGAACTTTTCGGTCATATTAAAGGTTCATTTACCGGGGCAATAAATACAAGGATTGGAAGATTCGAGTATGCCCACGGGGGAACAATATTCCTTGATGAAATAGGTGATATGTCGTTGAATCTACAGGTAAAGTTACTAAGAGTGCTTCAGGAAAAGGAAATTACACCTGTTGGCGGGACAAATCCAATAAAAATAGATGTCAGGGTCATTGCAGCAACAAACCAGGATCTTGAAAAAGCAGTTGCTGAGAAGAAGTTCAGGGAAGATTTATATTATAGATTAAATGTAATACCAATACATCTTCCAACGCTCAGAGAAAGGAAAAGTGACATCCCTTTACTTGTTAACCATTTTCTTGAAAAGATGAAAAAAGAAAAAGGAACTGTTGCACAGTCAGTTTCAGATGAAGTAATGTCCACGTTTTTAGAATATGAATGGCCCGGAAATGTAAGAGAGCTTGAAAACCTCATGGAAAGGATGGTGATCTTCAGCGGTAAAAAAGAAAGGCTTAGCAGTGAAGATCTGCCGGAAAAATTTAGAAAAAGCAATGTATCCACTTCTGCTCACAAAGTAGCACTTCCAAGCGAAGGGCTTGACCTAAATCATCTCCTTGATGACATTGAAAACGATCTGATAAGGCAGGCACTTGATAAAACACATGGTATCAAAGAAAAAGCAGCAAAACTATTAGGTTTAAATAGAACTACACTTGTTCAGAAAATTAAAAAAAAGTCAGCAATGGGTAAGCTTTTATAA